One Nicotiana tabacum cultivar K326 chromosome 23, ASM71507v2, whole genome shotgun sequence genomic window, caaggatttttccatactTACTTACTCAGGGTTCGAACATGAGACTTCTGGTTAAGGGAGGAAATGCACCACACGAGCAATATGGATTACATCAACTTGGACACTAATTTTCTACTCCCATTGTGAAACTTTTTTGCTTCTCGAGATTCAAATTTTTCATTGGCAACAACATTCTAAATTTACAAATTTGAGTTTCATTCAATAATTGGTGGTATTTTTCACATGATATTAAAACtgttatttttcatttcaaaCAATAAACAAATACATACATGATATCACATCAAAATTAATCAGATTAACTTTGCAAAATATACTACTCATAGGTCGTATATGTGGGGACAAGTAGTACAGAAAAAACTTGAAAAGCCAAATGTAGACCCACTGGAATCTGAGCTATAAAACAAAGTGAACTCGATCAATTCTTTAATCACTATTGGTATTTTGAGGATTAGAAAAAATGTTAAAGGATAAATAGTAAAAAATCTTGATCAAAATTAAAATTCTTCTAAGTTGTGACTAATTTGGGTTTGTAAGTATTTGGATATTTAACAAAGGTATATATAAGCTAAAAGTTGTATCTAAATTAATTTGACCTTATAAGCTTAATCAAAGACTCTCATAGTCTAATGAGAGAATTCCATACACGATGTATGGATTTAATTCTCACTGCCCATTTTTCATTCCATTTCCCTAATCCCATAATAAAGGAGTTTAATAAAAATCTTGATGAGTAAAAGTGCGACGAAACAAATTCTAGTGAAATAGTTTATGAACAAAGTGACTCATAGCCTCTTCGGccaaccttttttttctttttctaaaatgcttctttttgtttttcaaagtaaaggtatttggccaagtttttagaagaaaaaaagtgtTTTAAAGTAGAAGCAgaagtttttgagaagcagaaaaaattaGTTTCTCTCAAAAACCATATAAAACttttagaagtactttttaaaagtttgattaaacactaattgttgttcaacaatacttttcaaattaattagtaaacacaaactgcttctcactaAAGTACTTTTTAgtgattttagaagcttgaccaaacatGTTATTAGGGATATTCAAACTGAATCAAAAAATCGCaccaaatcgaaaagtcaaaTCAAATCGACTAAAAAATTCGATTagatttgatttggtattgagtaaaaaaattcgaaccaaaccgacatataatatataatttttatatatacttttagtTACgactttatatatttatttttttaaaaaaatgtctagaaatatttgggatccttTCATGGGATTTAATATTTAATAGATCTATGGAGTGCATccctttttatttactttaaGTAATAAGTATCACTTCTCATCGAGTGttattgaaatgcgtcaatctctttgttctttcatattcatatttCAAGATCTGTTAaattcttttatctttttttgaatttgaaatggCATTtcgataattttaaaattaaatagaacatatcattatttaggtttcatgttgatttttatgtttaattattaaattcggttaaccttgaaagcgtaaatCAACGAAAAGTTATTGTTAGATGACTAAGAACATAACTAATCACGTGTTACTAAAAcgattctcccataagaatattttaatagatcatatgtttgtcattttttttaatttttattaaatatatattcacttatcaaaactttatctataactttaacaaagtaaaattgaaataatattcatgtaacaaaccCTCCCCCCCGAAAAAGCCAACAAAACCAAACGagtccaaaccgatatagttggtttggtttgaattttataaaaattaaactaaTCGGGTTCATGTACACCCCTACAtgctattttttaataaaaaattaaagaaaaattaaaagctcAAGAGCAACTATTCATACTAAATTTTGTCCGGTCGTTTAAGCCTATGTTGCTCCGACATGATAGTTTAGGTGCCGCACACGTatcgacacgacactagtatgggtgtgggtatgggatccgtaccAGATATGGTCAAATAATTTTGGGTACATTAACCACGATGGACGAAAAAAttcgagacgagatacaatttaattcccgaaatcagaaccaaaactagggtaaatttgaagaaaataacatatcttatctaggaaatcaatctTTTATTTATCTACAATTTGAGAACAAAAATAAATCCACATTTTACAAGTTATACataaatatttcagaaaatttcttataatttagatataattttatacttttatttttttaaattatttttagctaAATCTTCGTACCCATATCCGTAATTTTTGAATCTTAAAATTTATATCTTGAAGGATGTGACTTATACATCCGCACCCCTACAGGAGGCCCACAACGGTGGCCAAACAACTTACGTTTTAAGCAACACGCCAAACCTTATCAACAGCTTCTGGTGTCCTCAAAAATTCCCAACCGTTTtgaagaaagagaagagaagagaagagagagaataTCTCAGAAAAAGAATGTCGAATTCTGCAGCATCTCTCTTCACTTCTCTAACGACGCCGACGCCTCAGTTGTTGGTACAAtgtagtagtagtaatagtagtCCACTTAATTCCTCTACAAACCCCGGAAAATGGAGCCTTAGAATTCGAGCTTCCTCCTCCTCAGCCGCTGCTCCTGGTGTTGATTTGTCCACCCTCCAAACCGCCATTTCTAAGGTTCATTTCCCTAATTAAGCTTCATTCTTCTGTCATGGGCTTTAATTAGTTCCTTGCTATTTTCTTACTCCATTTATTTCGTTTTATACTAGAAATCTTTTGAGACATTTCAATCGTTTAACATCATTTCACTAATAATATAGCAGTTATATGCTGTACAATTCAAATgttaaaattcaaattttttggaTATGATGTTTTCCCTATATGGAATTAAATTATTTAGTCACCATAATAATTTCACTTTAGTACTGctattataaatatataatacACAAATCAAATTAATATCTTGAACTCCATATCTAGTTAAATATGACAATGAAAGAGACCGAGTTATAACAGAACTAAGAAGCTTCTAATGTCCCTAGGTTATGTTGATTTTTTGATCAATTTAATGTTGGCACTTGATACTAATAGTAAATGCCACTGGAACATTTTGGCAATCATTATTGTGATTGTTTCTTTAGCGTGTGGGAAGATGTTTAGGGGCTAAATATTTGATTTTACTGTTTGTTTCCTTATTTATAATTTATGCAACGTTACTGGGGATTCTTTtgatttcatttaagcaagtGGAAATTGTGTTTTGTGAGCAGTCATAGTCTGAGTTGCTACAGATTTTCTGTTTTGTTCTCATCTTAAAGGACATAGTGACTAACATTAGATGAGAAACTTTCATGTACAGATCTGGAAATGTGTACATGCAATATTAAAGAGTGAACGATAAATAGATAGCCTCTCGCATGTTGGCTTTTTACGAGTTTTTTCTCTTTGGCACTGATAACATACTAGTACACATAAAACTGAGGAGAAAGTGTGTATTCTAAAGCTGTGGTCTGGTCATCTTTTCCtgcattaattttttttcttatcatAGTTTCTTCAATCTGAACTGTTTATCCTATTTTCTTCATTACAGAAAGATAGTAATGCTGTCAAAGAGGCACTTGATCAGCTAGTTGAAGTTGGTTGGGCCAGAAAGTGGAGTTCTCAACCATATGTGTCACGTCGCACGGTCAGTCTTCATTTAAAATGTGAAGTTTTTAGGAGGAGGTATCGAGATATTAGCCTCCTATAGTCTAAACATTTATGTCCCTAAGAAATTTATTATTGTCTTTATTTTGCACACATTTTGCCTACAATTCTCTGTAATTGTCTTAAAAATTTCTCTTGCAGACATCTCTTAGAGAGCTGACAATTCTCGGAATAAAGAATGCTGAGAACCTTGCAATCCCAAGTGTCAGAAATGATGTAAGTTTCttgatggaatttttgttgttattgcATTGATGGCAGTAGCACCAGAATCAAAACCAGCTCTCAATTTGGATAAATTCCATATTCTGGGAGTTTTTCTACTGTTTAGTAACTGCTTCAGCAAACTATACGTTTGCAAGGGTAGTTAAGGGGAACATTTGAGCCAAAGTTGGGACATGATGAACCCAATGAATGATATTCAATCTTGGATGACAATAGTCTCCAAGTGTTATATCTCGAATAACTTGCATAAGTTTCTTAAAAGACTTAGACCTTCATATTGAAGGGGTTAATTATTGGCATGCATATTGTTTGATCTTATTCATACAGTGGAACATTGACGTATGTCAGATCATAATTGAATTTCTGACTACAATTTATTACATTTCTTTTCCACCCCCTTCAAACACATTTCATGACTCTTAATTGCTGTTACTTGAAACAAAAAAGTGGTTCTATGAATGTAAACTAGCAGGTCCTAGATACACTTTCCTTTGAGGCGTTGATCTTACATTTACGGAGTTTAATAATAGATGATTAAtgtggtctttttttttttttttgactgtTTGGACTCAGTTTTTAAAGTTGTTTGATACTGAtttctttcagtaatacaggcaGCTTTTCTATTTACAGTGGTAGGCACAACAGGGTTTTTGGGCGTTCTTGCTGGCCAACTTCCTGGGGTAACTTCTCTTACTACCCTACTTTTCTTCTGTTCATTGTGTTATCTTTTTTCAGAAGTTTAGTGTAGGATCTAAATAATTAGCATTTCTCTTATGGAGCAGAAACACTCTGGTTTATATTCCTCTTTCTCCCTGTTTGGTATGCGAATAACACACTGGATAAGGGGGCCGAGTCTCTCATTTGGTTCAATTGTTACATTCAATCTAGATAACTATCCCTTATTTGGTTTTGTGGGATAACAGTCTCTCGGTTTATCATCCGAACCAGACCCAAGATGACAATCCTAAGAGGTGGTGGGGTGGGATTGTGGTCGAACCCCTTCAAGCCCAGCTCCTCCCTAGCTACTCACCACTTGTGTAATAGTTTAAATCACTTCACCAGACAGATTATGTTGCTAAATAGAtgaaacttttatttatttatgccagATAAGCAACATGCCCCGTACGTCGCACCTGAATTACTATTATTCGGCCaactttataaaaatattatgGATGTATGTTGCGTCAACATAGAAATACTTTTGGGgttatttgcaaaaaataaccgtccAATCGTCAGATTGTTATGTCATGTATAGCTTGGTGTTGCTCCAGCACCCAGATGTGCGTAAAGTACATTGATGCTACTGTGTATGTATACACGTTGACAGATACTTGCAGGTCACATTGTTGATTCCTTCTTTATGTTTTCAGGATTGGGGTTTCTTTGTTCCGTACTTAATAGGAAGCATATCATTAGTAGTTTTGGGGATTGGAAGTACTTCCCCAGGGTAAGTCGTGAGTTTGGCATTCGTCTGATTCTCATAATGAATACTTCTTGAAACCGTAATAGTTAAGATATCTAtcaaaagaagaagacatattCAATTGAGCTTTTTTCTACTGCATGCAGGTCGTTATGGCTCATTCTTTTATTCGTTATGTAGGCTCCTTCAGGCTGCCATTGAtggattttcatcattttttcctGATTATCAGGAGAGAATTGCCAGGCACGAAGCAGCACATTTCTTAGGTGACATCCTG contains:
- the LOC107776320 gene encoding uncharacterized protein LOC107776320, which translates into the protein MSNSAASLFTSLTTPTPQLLVQCSSSNSSPLNSSTNPGKWSLRIRASSSSAAAPGVDLSTLQTAISKKDSNAVKEALDQLVEVGWARKWSSQPYVSRRTTSLRELTILGIKNAENLAIPSVRNDAAFLFTVVGTTGFLGVLAGQLPGDWGFFVPYLIGSISLVVLGIGSTSPGLLQAAIDGFSSFFPDYQERIARHEAAHFLVAYLIGLPILGYSLDIGKEHVNLIDERLEKLIYSGQLDSKELDRLAVVAMAGLAAEGLKYDKVIGQSADLFTLQRFLNRSKPSLSKDQQQNLTRWAVLFAGSLLKNNSKLHEALITAMANKASVTECIEAVEKAA